In Arachis hypogaea cultivar Tifrunner chromosome 2, arahy.Tifrunner.gnm2.J5K5, whole genome shotgun sequence, a genomic segment contains:
- the LOC112743339 gene encoding uncharacterized protein encodes MENTRRWFSKFNSKDKMKSSKNKETVGMTKEGSKPPTNEEAPSKVTKQKVEAAKQYIENHYKKQMQSLQERKERRNMLEKKLADAEVSEEEQSNLLKYLEKKETEYMRLQRHKMGTDDFEPLTMIGKGAFGEVRVCREKATGHVYAMKKLKKSEMLRRGQVEHVKAERNLLAEVDSNCIVKLYCSFQDEENLYLIMEYLPGGDMMTLLMRKDILTEDEARFYVGETVLAIESIHKHNYIHRDIKPDNLLLDRNGHMKLSDFGLCKPLDCSSLQEKDFSIGVNRSGTLQSDGRPTAPRRTQQEQLQHWQKNRRMLAYSTVGTPDYIAPEVLLKKGYGVECDWWSLGAIMYEMLVGYPPFYSDEPMSTCRKIVNWRTHLKFPEEAKLSAEAKDLICRLLCNVEQRLGTKGADEIKAHPWFKGIEWDKLYQMKAAFIPEVNDELDTQNFEKFEEVDKQTETSSKAGPWRKMLPSKDVNFVGYTYKNFEIVKDHELPGIAELKKKNTKPKRPSIKALFDDESAMAANQQAKGSFLNLLPPQMEVPEKSGSQ; translated from the exons ATGGAAAATACAAGGCGATGGTTTAGTAAGTTCAATTCAAAGGACAAAATGAAGTCTTCAAAAAATAAGGAAACTGTAGGAATGACAAAAGAAGGATCCAAACCCCCAACAAATGAAGAGGCACCTTCAAAAGTAACGAAACAGAAAGTTGAAGCAGCAAAGCAGTACATAGAAAACCATTATAAGAAGCAGATGCAGAGCCTACAGGAAAGGAAGGAAAG ACGTAATATGCTAGAGAAAAAGTTGGCTGATGCTGAAGTCTCTGAGGAAGAGCAGAGCAACTTGCTTAAGTATTTGGAAAAAAAAGAGACAGAATACATGCGGCTTCAGAGGCATAAGATGGGGACTGATGACTTTGAGCCCCTCACTATGATTGGGAAGGGTGCTTTTGGAGAG GTCAGAGTCTGCCGGGAGAAGGCAACTGGTCATGTATATGCTATGAAGAAGCTTAAAAAATCAGAGATGCTTCGCAGAGGCCAA GTTGAACATGTGAAAGCTGAGAGGAACCTACTTGCAGAAGTTGACAGCAATTGCATTGTAAAACTGTATTGTTCCTTTCAAGATGAAGAGAATTTATATCTGATCATGGAATATCTTCCTGGTGGAGATATGATGACATTGCTGATGCGGAAAGATATTCTGACAGAGGATGAGGCCAGGTTCTATGTTGGGGAGACTGTACTAGCCATAGAGTCAATTCATAAACATAATTATATTCATAG AGATATCAAGCCTGACAATTTGCTGCTGGATAGAAATGGTCACATGAAATTATCAGATTTTGGTTTATGTAAACCACTAGACTGCAGTAGTCTTCAAGAAAAGGACTTCTCTATTGGTGTTAACAGAAGTGGAACCCTCCAGAGTGACGGACGTCCAACAGCTCCCAGACGAACACAACAGGAGCAATTGCAGCATTGGCAGAAAAATCGGCGAATGCTT GCTTATTCTACTGTTGGAACACCTGATTATATTGCTCCAGAAGTTCTGTTAAAGAAAGGATATGGCGTGGAATGTGATtg GTGGTCTCTGGGGGCCATAATGTATGAAATGCTTGTCGGGTATCCACCCTTTTATTCAGATGAACCAATGTCAACGTGTAGAAAG ATAGTAAATTGGAGAACTCATTTAAAATTTCCTGAAGAAGCTAAACTCTCAGCAGAGGCAAAGGATCTTATTTGTAGACTCCTCTGTAATGTGGAACAGAGGCTTGGAACCAAAGGAGCTGACGAAATAAAG GCTCACCCGTGGTTCAAAGGTATTGAATGGGACAAATTGTACCAAATGAAAGCTGCTTTTATACCTGAGGTCAATGATGAATTAGATACTCAAAATTTTGAGAAGTTTGAAGAG GTGGACAAGCAAACTGAAACTTCATCAAAGGCTGGCCCATGGAGAaag ATGTTGCCATCTAAAGATGTCAACTTTGTTGGCTACACATATAAGAATTTCGAAATCGTGAAGGATCATGAACTACCTGGAATTG ctgaattgaagaaaaagaacacaAAACCTAAAAGACCATCCATTAAAGCCTTGTTTG ATGATGAATCAGCTATGGCTGCGAATCAACAGGCAAAGGGGAGCTTCTTAAACCTCTTACCTCCTCAAATGGAAGTTCCTGAGAAAAGTGGATCACAGTGA